In Pygocentrus nattereri isolate fPygNat1 chromosome 19, fPygNat1.pri, whole genome shotgun sequence, the sequence taataataataataataataataataattctgctAGCATGCACACTTAAACATCAGAATTAGTTGCATagccaacaaataaataaactataggtcaggtcagggaaccagccctgtgaccagaaggtcaccgctTCGATCCcagatccccagagccgacagtacatgactgagttgtccttgagcaagacacctaacccccgactgctccccggggcgctgtggatagggctgcccaccgctccagggcaagtgtgctcactgccccctagtgtgtgtgtgtggtgtttcactgcacggatgggttacatgtgaaggtgaaatttccctgttgtgggactaataagggtctcttaattttaatcttaattttaaaaCTATACTGAGCGCCGCACTATAGAGAGCACAATGTTAAAAGTTATAACTCAATCTGACCCCATTCAATGTTTAACTGctctaaataaatgactgaCAGAAGTTTTGCTTCATATATAATGACTTTTCCTAATTTAAGGGGAACAACAGTATGTTGGGCTAACGCATGTTCCAGTGTCCTGTACACTTCTTGTACGCGTCTGTGTTCTTTGGGGTCAGTTTGAGCCCAGGCTGTTTTAGCTGGATACTGAGGTCACCACACATGCGATTTAATAATCTTCTTCTGCTTCAGAGCCCGAACATAACCGCACCTGTGATAGTTCAAAAAACACTGATAGTTCACACCACATGGGGGAGGGGGAAACATAAATTCCCCACCAGAACTTTAATATTTACCGCAGGATTAAACTGCTGGggtaaaatgttcatttattcaCCTCAACACACCGTTTGTCACAGCCTAATATGACTGAAATCAAACAACTGCAGTCATCTGAAACACTGTGGTCACCTCACCAGGCCATTATATAATAATTGCGGCAGGCCTACCTGATAGGTGACATCAGGCCTGGCAGCCTCTGAGCTTCCATGGCCACCGAAGCCGCCGGTCATGGCGTGACCTATAGTGTGTCCCACAGCTGAGCCGACCGCTACGCCCGCCGCAGTGCTGGCCATCTGGGCGAACATCCCAGGCTGTCTAGGTGCTGCAGCCGCAGGAGGAGCCACAGCAGACGGAGGTGCAGGAGCCGGTGTGTAGGATGGTGGAGGAGCCGCTCTGGACACCGGTGGAGGCGGCGGTGCTGGCCGGGAGGAGTAGCTGTGTAGAGCAGCTCATTAGAACAAATCTGAGTTCATCACACCAGAAATAGCATTTTATGCAGGAATGCACTTATCAGGGAATTCTGGGGGCTCAGGATTAGCATTATAAATAAAGTTTGTTCTTCCAGAGTTCTACACAGAGCTATTTCATGGTGAAACCTTCTTTTTCAGATAGGAAAAAGATgtttatggttccatatagaacttatttgaaaatggttccatgcaGGCCTACCCTATAGGTACTAGGTTATTCAGAACCACGTACAAcgcactctccatcaatctgaacaccCATTTCACCATTCCAAGGACCACTgaagtgtgaaatggttcagtgtGGAACCCATGGCCTCATTAAACTGGATTAAAATATTATTCatcaccatttcatgtagtgaCTTTCTGTAAGGaggcttttagaggcggacgcctggttcctatcaccagcactgtgaaccgTTCTGACtcgttaagtttctctagaacggagcgtttcacggCGAAACGCTCTGAAccgctgtgtttacatctcaaccatttctgtaagcaggaattttgaaaactcGGCGCAGTTCCCCCCTAAGCTAGTTAACGTCGCCCTTCGCCTAGCGCTCAGTGGCTGCTGCTAACCGGGCTGGGTTAGAGATATTTTACCTCGGAGGAGCCATCCTCGATGTTCGGCTGCGGCTTCCTCTcggcatttttaaatgatatgacTACTTATAATGAAGTTAGAGAGTTTCTGACTCTCCTGGCTGCGAGGTGTTAGCGTTAGTAAAGTTAGCTTAGCGCTCTTCTCCCCGCACGACCTTCGTACTGTGGGTTAGCTAACGGGCTACATCCGGGACCGTCTGCAGTTTGTTATATCAAAAAACAGGCCTGCtaaccagcagagggcgcccgcgaacGAGTCTTCAaagaatgggagtgaatggagcccaacggctaaaaacgaacagttaaaatagtttctattCGCTCggccagaactttcctttagttttagaCAGTGATAGGATGAGTTTCAGTAAAACAGCGGAGAAAACTCTCCtgtatttttcctttattctacagcaaacgggtttcgggcagcaggaggcgggctttactgctagagcaggatgattgatgggcgagcggagcagctcattggctgttcgcgctcactgacgtcatggacgaACAAGAGGCAcagttttaaactcctataactcgactTTAAAAGCTCTTATAAATATACAAGCGgtgctaaaatgttttatgctgctctgtgttcagggaATGATTgtgttcttttacattaaaagtgtttAAGCGTTTGTATAcgatgattttgctcaaatgctccatatcaacccattcattttggagcCTCTCGGGACTCCCCTAGCGTTTGAGAAAGCCGGAGGACGCTACAGAATAGGAACTCTCCTCTCTACAGGCTCTCTGGTGTTACATCATTCGAGTCACCACGCAACGTCAGTGCTTTTATCTGTGAGTTTTTATAAATGCAAAACGTAAAAATATATACTTATAACAAATTATactaaaaattaaaatgcaacagataaaaacaaacagaaaaaaacaaccattaaaAAGTAGTGTGAAAGTAAAGTGTaagaaaaagtgaggaaaagaaGCAAATGTGAAGTTAGTTGTCAACATGCGTCAATACATTTTTAGTTTAGATTTTTGTCTAAGAAAGGTAATACGCTTATTTTGGCTTAAATGGGAATTACACCgactttttattgttgtttagatgtttaaaatgtaaacagtcagagtggtctggtgtgagacacttaccaagtcagaactgttcacagtggtggtgataggaaccagac encodes:
- the chchd2 gene encoding coiled-coil-helix-coiled-coil-helix domain-containing protein 2; protein product: MPRGSRSRTSRMAPPSYSSRPAPPPPPVSRAAPPPSYTPAPAPPSAVAPPAAAAPRQPGMFAQMASTAAGVAVGSAVGHTIGHAMTGGFGGHGSSEAARPDVTYQEPYQQQQPMYQQQPVYQQDPAQQNPCAYELKQFIECAQTQSDLKLCEGFSEVLKQCKFSNGLS